The Cetobacterium sp. 8H DNA window GTTTCAGGCTTTGATGAATACCTAGGAATATCTAGTGATATCTCTCCGCTTCTTAATTCCTTCATTTAATCCTCCCGTTGAATTTATAATATATTTTTAATTTTTTCTATCTGTAGATTATTTATAACTATGTTTCCCTTTTCTGTGACAATTAGTGTCTCTTCTTTTAACTCTCTTAATATACGATAAAAAGTTCTAGTACTTATTCCTATATTATCCATAATGTAGTCATTTTTTAATCTAATAATTAATTTATCTTCACCTTTATGATTGTTTCTCCAATAATCATTTAACCAGCACAAAAATTGTAATTTTGCATCATTAATTAACATATACTCTGCACGGCTTGATGTTAAAGACATTTTCTTTAATAAATTTTTTATAATATACAATGACATTTCTGAGTTTTTTTCAAGACATTCTATAAAATATTCTTTTTCAATATCTATTACTATGCATTTTTCTGTTACATAGTCTTCCGTCATATTTGCATTTTCTTTGTCTAAAACTCTATCCATTCCAATCCATTCAGGAGCTTCATTTAAAGCTATCAAGTTTCTTTTTCCTATCTTTAGTTCTCGATAATGAAAATATTTTCCAACAATTACATAATGGATATATTTTTGTGTTTTATCATATTGATGTATTTTTTCCCCTTCTTTTACAACTCTTATTTGCATATGCTCATTAAGGTGATCTTTTATTAATTTCAAATCAGGGTTTGTTTTCCATTTTTCCTCTCTTGTTATATAAATAATCTTAAATAAATTATTACATTTTTCCATATTTGACATTACTCCCCTTTTTTATGCCATATACTCTAAATATTTTTTATTTACATATTTATATTAAATTTATTTAATACTAATATATTTTTATAAAAAATTCTATGTCACATAGCACAATTTTCTAAAATTTTATATTTTTCCTTATAAATAAAAAAAGTCTTTTCTCTATTACAAGAAAAGACTTCAATAAATTGAATGAAAATACAAAAATATACTTCAAATATATGTATGTCTCTTCTCATAGGAACCTATTTACGGCAGGTCGTAGAGACATTCATCCATATTATGAATATATATGAGAAAATTTTTATGTTATTTATTTTAATAGTATCATTTTTTTACAATTTTGTAAACTTTAATACATATTAATTCCTATTTTTGATTTTTACAAAACTCTTTATAATCTCTTAAAATATCGCTATAACTTCGAGCAACATATGCGATAAGAGTTCCATCATCTAACCACCCAAGACCTGGAATAACGTCAGATACGGCATCTACAGGTGAAACAACATAGATGATAGCCCCTGTCAAAATAAGAATATATTTTTTTTCGAGTTTATATTTTTTATTTTTAGTATCTTTAATTAAGTTAACAATCAAAAGTAAATCATCAGCATGTGCACCTAAATTCATAGCTTTTTTAATAGCACTAGTTAAATCTTGGGTACTTAATTTTCTACCTTGAAATTTTTTAAAAAATTTTAGAATTATTTTATTCATAACATCTCCAAATTTATTTTCAGATTCTATCTTATATTATATTTCTTTTTTTTAAGTATTGCAAGAATCATATTTAAATTAGTAAAAAAATTAGGTATAATTAAATATAAATTATTAATATGTAGGGGGTATATATGTATAGTTGTGCTAATTGTAAAGTATATGGATGTAGGAATGGAGAATTTGATTTGATGCCAAATAATTGTCCAACAAAGGAGAGGGAGTTTCAAGAAAAAATAAAAAATATTTATACTGAAGAGGAGAATTTAAAGTTAGCTAAAAATTCAGCTTTAGTTGAAAGTGAAGGATATTGTGAATGGACTAGGGTAGAGGAAATAATGGAATTTTCAAAAAAGAATAATTTTAAAAGACTAGGAGTAGCATTTTGTATAGGCTTAAGAAAAGAAGCTGAAATTTTTTCCAAGGTTTTAAAAAGTAATGGTTTTGAAGTAGTTTCAGTTATTTGTAAGAATGGATCAATTCCAAAAGAGTTTATTGGAATTTCAGAATGTGAGAAGGTTAGACCTGGGACAGCAGAAATGATTTGTAATCCAATCGGGCAAGCCAAACTTTTAAAAAATGAAGGAGCAGAATTAAATATAATGTTAGGTCTTTGTGTAGGGCATGATTCCCTATTTATAAAATATTCCGAAGCACCCGTGACAGTTCTAGCAGTTAAAGATAGAGTTACTGGGCACAACCCATTAGCACCACTATATACAGCT harbors:
- a CDS encoding Crp/Fnr family transcriptional regulator, coding for MEKCNNLFKIIYITREEKWKTNPDLKLIKDHLNEHMQIRVVKEGEKIHQYDKTQKYIHYVIVGKYFHYRELKIGKRNLIALNEAPEWIGMDRVLDKENANMTEDYVTEKCIVIDIEKEYFIECLEKNSEMSLYIIKNLLKKMSLTSSRAEYMLINDAKLQFLCWLNDYWRNNHKGEDKLIIRLKNDYIMDNIGISTRTFYRILRELKEETLIVTEKGNIVINNLQIEKIKNIL
- a CDS encoding YkvA family protein, whose amino-acid sequence is MNKIILKFFKKFQGRKLSTQDLTSAIKKAMNLGAHADDLLLIVNLIKDTKNKKYKLEKKYILILTGAIIYVVSPVDAVSDVIPGLGWLDDGTLIAYVARSYSDILRDYKEFCKNQK
- a CDS encoding DUF1847 domain-containing protein; translated protein: MYSCANCKVYGCRNGEFDLMPNNCPTKEREFQEKIKNIYTEEENLKLAKNSALVESEGYCEWTRVEEIMEFSKKNNFKRLGVAFCIGLRKEAEIFSKVLKSNGFEVVSVICKNGSIPKEFIGISECEKVRPGTAEMICNPIGQAKLLKNEGAELNIMLGLCVGHDSLFIKYSEAPVTVLAVKDRVTGHNPLAPLYTAETYYSKKIFK